The segment TTCTCTACGTAGAAGGTTAATCTTGACCCATAGATAATATGTATCTATTAAGCGATCCATTTATAAAGAAAGAATTTGCTAGTTGACATCAAATGACAGATCTAGACAATCCTAATATTTTTTTATAGATTAACAATAGTGGGGAGTTATGTGTCCATGTACACATatatgagataccaatgcactagtATACCATGTTTTCTAGTGCTAGTGGGCTTTGAAGTAGAATGAGAGATGTTCTTATTACCAGGGAAGCTTTTAATGATATTGTTAGTTCTATACGAGTTACTTTAAAGAGAATAGCGAGAGAAGTTTCAAATGAGATTTTAAGTCGATTCCCTTGAGATGAGCTATTAGAAATgatttctatagtgtatcctaatTATTTTCTCAGTTGTAATCGAATGGATTATTTTAATAAGTTATAGTGCCCGACAGATCATTTTTGCAAGAAAtcgacatgttgatgttgatggaaAAGAAATAGAACTAGAAGGAATTATAGATCAATATAAGCTCTCACAGAAATCATCTGAATATTCAACAACAATTAAGGAGAAGACTAAGTCATTGGAAAGTCCCTACCTAACATTATCAATAACAATGGTTTAGGAAAAAATAACTCAAAGTGTAGTATTGAGTGTTTCACTATTAGAATTCATCAAACTTGCTTATTTATGTCAAACGATTATACTGGGATCTATTGAGGATGAGACAATTTTTAGTACATTGGgatacttgaaatcaaagaaaacaaacaaatatacaaaaaattagaaaattgttTGAGGCTATATACAAGTAGGTATGATGTTGAGTGTTTTCCTTATGAAAGGGCACTAACAAATTGGAATTACATTTGTGAGAggagagggttgtgcaacacttcaaAGGTTAGTAGTGGTTATGGTGGAGAAAACGACAGTGTTACACTGAATGGTAGTGTTGAGTGGAATTTAAGAAAAGGTATGCAGATTCAACAAGATGGATCACACGCTGAAGAAGAAATTGTAGAACAACTTGAGGACTCTGATTTGGATTGGCATTTCAAATTGGATGGCACTAACGATTAACAAAACAATATTTTCCAAGTATCTATGCTTTTTACTTTAATTCAAATTGAATCCTATGGCTATTGCAAAATCCAAATTGTAATTGATGATATTTAATACTTATTACTATATAATTGAATGTTGACATAAAATTGCAATTTTAGAATTTCCACGATTCATAATTACATTGTAGCATTTAAATTGTAAAAAATGTCTTCAAAATTCACTtattaaacataattttttaatttgTGTGATACTGATGTACATTGTGTATACATTAATCTTTGTACAAAATTATGTAGTAATTGCTTAATATCATTCCTCATTCTCGAGACTGGTAGAACCTCTATAAAAAAAAATGCAGCTCTCTGTCTAGGTAATTCCCTAACATTAATTGCTCAAATTAATATTCATTCATTCCATaaaatttatcaaaccaaattTCTGAACAAGCTTcacataatcatcatcatatctgTATTATGCaaataagtaaaataaaattaTGCATGAAAGAGATTTAACACTCTTGTATATATGTCATGTGTATGGGATAGTTTCATTATGTATTTGAGATGGATAGTTGAGTCACTATGAGAATTAAGAGACTATGGAATAATATGAGCCTTATCTGTTTGTGTATATTTACATACTACGGATTGTTAATGTTTGGTATGGACCCAACACCTAATGTTAAATAGTTATCATTCTATTTAATATGACTAAGATAGTGGATTATATCTAATAAATAGTCAAAGTTTAAAATCTgacatatcaaacaaaaggagaGACTATAATCCCTCAAGCATTCATGTGTTAGCTATGAAACTTGTTATTTTTTATGAGAGGATATTTAACTAGGGTCATCAAGAATTATCCCTCAAGGCTTATGTTGAGGTGTAGGGATGACCTTGACATTAGGATCTTAACACATTCTCGAATAAGCACAAGTGGTGGTGTAGAGTTGTTGACAAGTCATGGTGATTGAAGAAATTATGAAGTCAACACTTAATCTAGAACAAAGATGCCTCGTCAATTAAGTTGGTACTTGTGAATTAAAAAAAATGTACTAGAGATCGTCAGGTGATTGTTACAATATTTAGGTCATTAGTCATTTGTTCAGGAACTTCCTATGTATGGTGAGGCTTCTATGGGACAACACCATGCCATAAATTTAATTGGGTTATTAATTGGATAATATCTATGGTAATAAGGTAGTGAAACATCTTAGACTAAATTTCATAACCTTTTTGCTAATATAAGAATTGTAGAACCAAAACATTATGACAAGGAGCCACTTATATCATGCACTAATCCTTGCCTCAATAATGATGTGTAAGAAGCATTCTACTCCTCTAGTTATTTTTTCCAACAAATAAATTGgttttctacataataaacatatgCTAAAGTCATTATGGGTGCCAATTACAAGGTGTAGTGTAGAACAAAGGAGGAAAATATCTATTACAAATCCTCACTAAAATATAATTGCCTTACATAATGCAAAACATAGTATGGGGATATCAATTACAAATATTGACTACAAATAATAATTGCCTCACATAATGCTCTTGTGCATAAATCAACAAGTTGTGCTCACCTTAAATTCATGATATGTTAGGGTTGGGGGCCTAGCTCGATTGGCGAGAACTTCTTGTGGTGAAGCATGAGGTCATGAGGTCTAATCTCTCCCCAGCCCACGTGGTACCAGAGGATGTGTTGGGACAGCAGTTTATAGGGGATGCTATACCCAATTCCtacattctaaaaataaaaaataaaattcatggATTGTCAAACGTGTCATTAATAGAGCACTAGGGAAAGTTATAGTATTATCTACTAAAGTGATAACAAACTATTGGTTTTCCCACTCTATGTTATTGTCAAATTTGGATATTATGTTTAAGGCCATTTGGGATATGCATAATCGAAGCACTATATTAATTGTTTCAGTTATTCATGATTGTTATTGTCATTTCTTGCTTAAAATGTAATAGActtgaaaaatcaataaattttcaatatttttcaaGTCTCATACTTTAAAGAGCATCTATAAATATCGAAGACATTGATCATAGACAATCTCACTAGTCTAATGTTTGATGAATCATACAAAATAATACATATATGAAAGAGGAAGATGGCCTACACATAATGTCTATATCAAAATAGTAGATAATTCAATGAACAATCTAATCCAACTCCTTACGATATAAACTATATATAAAAATGAATTCTaatactaaaaatatatatattttaaattatctaCTTAATTAAGAAATGCACTCGTTGGAAATACTTATTGATGTGCCTAGTACACATTATATATAATTGCTAGCCACATAAATTCTTTTCGGAAACATTTGAAATGCATGCTAATGCTACATGTTTGGGCATCTTTGAGCTTTGGTCGTGAATTCTTCAATGGTGGAGTCAACTTTAGTAGGGGCAGCGATGAGTAGAGGTAGATAAGTCTGACCACCAACTGCTTGAGTTAAAGTGCAAATTTTATATGTTCGATTTTTCTCAGAAAGTGGTGAGAGTTGGGTAGACAGTAGGGAATTTTTCAGAAATGAAAGAAAACCATGCGTCTTATCTTCTTTTGTAATGTTTATTTAGTCATGCTCAGGTAATAAATCTGCTACTTAATAGGCTAAATGCCAAAGTTTTCCTATTGTTAGCGTCTGCTTACTCCAATACCACTCAAAATTTCAGAGAAACATAAAAGAAACTGCTCGAGTTCCTATTCCTTTTAAGATGACGAGAGAAGAATATCAGTGAAGAAGGGCCAAAAAAGACACAGACGATTGTATAACTGTCGCCGGTCTGAATGCTTTGTGGCAGACATGATAAATGAAATGTGGTAATCTAAGCATCTTAgacatcaaaggaaagaaaagcGATCTTTTCTAGGGTTCTCCTTTGTGTATGCAGAGGTGAGACTATTGGGCTTTCACTGTTAACAAGATTGAAGCCTGGAATCCCCTGTTTGTAGGGATCCTTGAATTCATCTGTGCTTTAGGCTACACAGCATATAAGAGCACCCTTCATAATTGATTGTGCTTAGTTTACAAGGTGTACATAAACATCTCCTCTAGATTCAGATACAATGGATCTGGAGGAAAACCAGACTAAGAAAAAGAAGAGCTTGatgcagtggatgttggtgttgttaAGCTGCTTGGCCTTATGCATTGGCACAACTGCAGGGCCATTGTCACTCAGGTTTTACTTTATACATGGAGGGTCTAGTAGGTGGCTGTGTTCCTGGCTAGAAACTGCAGGGTGGCCCATTCTCATTCTGCCTCTCCTCATACTATACAAAAGGCAGCCAGATGTTCAACATGTTACTCCTCAACAATGCCTTGCTTTCTGTGCAATTGGGCTCATCACAGGGGTGGATGATTACATGGATGCATGGGGAGTCTCTTACCTGCCTCTCTCTACTTACGCCTTGTTGAATACCACTCAGCTGGCCTTCAATGCAATCTTTGCATATCTCTTGGTCCGTCAGAGATTCAGCCCCTATTCTATCAATGCTATAATATTGCTCACTTTGGGCTCTGTCTTGCTTGCCTTCCAATCCAAGAGTGACAGACCTAAAGGGCACTCAAACAAAAACTACATATTAGGTTTTCTTTTGACAATTGGTGCAGCTGGGCTCTATGGATTAGTCCTTCCTGTCATTGAACTTGTGTACAAGAGAAGCAAGCGCAGAGTAACATATACTCTAGTTATGGAGATGCAGCTCATAATGTCATTTTCTGCAACTGTGTTGTGCACAATTGGCATGGTAGTGAACAAGGATTTCGAGACTGTTGCAAGTGAGGCAAGGGCATCTGATGTGGGGGAGGTTAAATTCTACACTGCTTTAGTATGGAATGCAATCTCATGGCAGCTCTTCTTCATTGGGGTGTTTGGTGTCATATTTCTAACGTCTTCTCTATTAAGTGGTATCCTCAAAACTGTATTTATTCCAGTGACACAAGTGTTAGCAGTTATTATATACCATGAGAATTTCAGCGGGGAGAAGGGCCTTGCTCTGGCACTGGCCTTATGGGGTTTTGCCTCATTTTTATATGGAGAGTATTTGAAATCCAAACAGCCAGCCAATGTCACAGAGTTAAACGACCAACATATTCCTGGCCATAACTGTGAATGTTCTGGTATCAAAGAAGAACGAGCTTTGGAGATGGAGTTTGAAGAGAATAGTACTAATGCAGAAACTCCAGAACTAGGTGACGCTTTCAAAGTTGATCTCTAATCTATTCTATTAATTTCAATGATCCTTGTCTATACTGTTTGTTCAACGTTGCGTGCGCTTCTGTCTGATTTTCCAATAATTAATAGCTACTTCAGCatgtaattttattattttttgtatgGATTTTAAGAGGGTGTTTAATGTTTTGTCAAAATTGCAGAGAAAATTAAGACAATGGGAGCAAATTAGAGATTTCTACACTTCAGATAAACAACTGGGCAAAACAGAAGACCCCAAAAAGACGCATAATCTTTGTTGTGGGCAGTGAACAACACCTTTGAAACTTATACACCAAATTGCTCTCGTTTACGTAGCCTATACAATTGTAGTTTGTTATTTTTCTTAAACAATAGACAAAACGTGTTTCCTTTCGTTCCTacctttaaaaaatattaatttttataattagtaATGGAACTCAAAGTTGTTATCAAATAGatgataaatataaatatttaaacttTTTTTAAGTTAAGAATTGTACATTTATACATTCTTAGAGTTATTTTAAAAAGTGTTTAGAAAGTGGAGATTACTGATCATTTCAttatatttttagtattttttttttttttaaattataaatgttTTAGATCtttttaatttattgatatttaaaatttattttaaaaatattaaagtaatataataaatattaatcataaaaaaaatgaatttacatTTTAAATATGGTTTTCTTTCCTATTGATTATATAGAAAGATAAAGCTTTAAAAGATATATATCTTTATTCTTATCAAAGATATTTGTATTTGcttcattaaaaaaatttattacgAATAACATAAGGGTACCTATATAATGAATATCAATTATCAAATATAGCTTATCTCACTTCATCTCCTTAAATATGCTTGGAAGTAAAATGAATGTTGTAAATTATTTCTTGTTACAATGAGAATGTTGATGATTTCTTTTTGGACTTTTCTTATGTAGTAGAAAGCTTTAATTCGAATGATAAAGTGCAAAGAACTTTGATATGCAACAAAAAGTAACTTGAGATATGTACTTAATAAGAACCCCCTAATTTTTTAATGGATTTTTTATTCTTACATAGAAATGCATGACATATTTCCATCTTTCATTGTTATCTATTTAAGAAGTGAGAAAAACTAAAGGTTAGTGTAAAATTTATCCAATTTATAAAATATTAGACTTGTTTAAATAGCTTTGATTAGAGGAAGGCCACAACAAAATTTGATTTTAGAGGTTTGTATAGTTATATGACAATTCCTCTATCGAATAATATTGTTTGTGAAATAATATTGACAATTCCTCTATCGAATAATATTGTTTGTGAAATAATATAGTCTATCTTCATTGCTTTAAAGATTTTGTCTCAAAATTAACGAGGTTTAATTTGTGTAATTCAATTCCTTTACCTTATGCCACATACATATCCATTACACACATCCCTAGCCACTTGTATTCAAGTATTATAAGATATTTTCTTTGTCTAGAGTTATTCTATCCATGCATATGTACACTTCCATATACACGTTATCCACCTTGATTTGCACAAAGTATTTGAGTCCTATCAACCAAGCACTACACATTTGTGTCTTTTGTAGAGTCATTTCATGTGATATTTGGCCACTAGGATTTTAAATGAAAGGAAGAAAAAGTCTGAAATACACTTCCTAGACAAATTAATGAGAGAAAGTATGTGCAAAAAATTAAACTAATTATTTAGCTACAAGCTATAGATGCAAAAGCAATATATAACAATATAGTGATTTACAtagcaaaaaaaaattagaagaaatcCCACACTCAACATAAGTTCAATTTATTATTCACTTATCAAAGGTTACAATACACTTAGAATGTTTTTAAGACTTCATGAATGCatcacaaataagtgaatttggaGTAATTCTAGTAGCATAATAGCATCTACAAAACCCATTATCAAACTATTATCATAGGCCTACACCCAATATATAAGAGAagcaatacatgaaaccatcaaatagTAATTTggaaaccatgggataaaaccatTAAAAAGGTGCTCAATTCTTTTAGTTAAAAATCTAATTCCCAAATCCCAAGGTGAGTACATAGATTATAAATAACTTATCATTTTCACATGTCGTAATCTAATCATAATACTCTTTGAAATGTTCTCTATGATGTATCATATCGCATGCCATATGTTAGTAAACAAGTGTAGTGCCCTCTTACAACTCATTAACATTCTTATATTTCCAATGTGATCAAGGCCCAACTTTCAAAGGCCATAAAGTTTTATCTACAAAGCTGATTGAGCCCCTTCTTTAAATTGTAGATCTTGAAGATATCTATATCCCAATCATTAAAAAATTGATGTCAAATAATCTAATAAAATTTAAAGGATAGAATAATATTGATAACTTATAAATTGAGTTTTTGTATTATATATCTTGAAAA is part of the Cryptomeria japonica chromosome 10, Sugi_1.0, whole genome shotgun sequence genome and harbors:
- the LOC131034859 gene encoding purine permease 3-like, whose product is MDLEENQTKKKKSLMQWMLVLLSCLALCIGTTAGPLSLRFYFIHGGSSRWLCSWLETAGWPILILPLLILYKRQPDVQHVTPQQCLAFCAIGLITGVDDYMDAWGVSYLPLSTYALLNTTQLAFNAIFAYLLVRQRFSPYSINAIILLTLGSVLLAFQSKSDRPKGHSNKNYILGFLLTIGAAGLYGLVLPVIELVYKRSKRRVTYTLVMEMQLIMSFSATVLCTIGMVVNKDFETVASEARASDVGEVKFYTALVWNAISWQLFFIGVFGVIFLTSSLLSGILKTVFIPVTQVLAVIIYHENFSGEKGLALALALWGFASFLYGEYLKSKQPANVTELNDQHIPGHNCECSGIKEERALEMEFEENSTNAETPELGDAFKVDL